The Danio rerio strain Tuebingen ecotype United States chromosome 10, GRCz12tu, whole genome shotgun sequence genome contains a region encoding:
- the alg5 gene encoding dolichyl-phosphate beta-glucosyltransferase has translation MLTEIWRMEFCLCDLLQYSLILALVVLLLVVIAAHVTAKMVDQTRHEKEKQFLTADGKREDFPSLMEPPSIDLSVVVPSYNEELRLPVMMDEAMDYLEKRQKENPSFTYEVIVVDDGSKDKTTEVAMKYTKKYGAKKVRVLTLVKNRGKGGAVKMGTLSCRGRLILMADADGATKFADVEKVEEGLESITEKPDNMAISCGSRAHLEKESVAQRSMFRTFLMYGFHFLVWFFCVRGIKDTQCGFKLFTREAALKTFSSLHVERWAFDVELLFIAQCFDIPIEEVAVNWTEIEGSKLVPFWSWLQMGRDLIFIRLRYLTGAWRLESEKKTQ, from the exons ATGTTGACTGAGATATGGAGGATGGAGTTCTGTTTATGTGACTTATTGCAGTATTCGCTGATCCTGGCTTTGGTCGTCTTATTACTG GTTGTTATTGCTGCTCACGTCACTGCGAAGATGGTCGATCAGACTCGCCACGAGAAGGAGAAACAGTTCCTGACTGCAGATGGCAAGCGTGAGGATTTCCCCAGTCTGATGGAGCCTCCTTCAATAGATCTGTCTGTGGTCGTCCCTTCATACAACGAAGAACTCCGAT TGCCTGTTATGATGGATGAAGCAATGGACTACCTGGAGAAAAGACAG AAGGAGAATCCGTCGTTCACTTATGAGGTTATTGTTGTAGATGATGGCAGCAAAGACAAAACTACAGAG GTTGCCATGAAATACACCAAGAAGTATGGAGCAAAAAAAGTGAGAGTTTTGACGTTGGTAAAGAACCGTGGAAAAGGGGGTGCAGTGAAAATG GGAACTTTGAGCTGTCGCGGGCGACTTATTCTAATGGCTGATGCTGACGGAGCCACTAAATTTGCTGATGTTGAAAAGGTGGAAGAAGGTCTTGAGAGCATCACAGAGAAGCCT GATAACATGGCCATCTCCTGCGGATCCAGAGCTCACCTAGAAAAAGAATCAGTGGCTCAG CGATCCATGTTCCGGACGTTCCTGATGTATGGATTCCACTTCCTGGTGTGGTTCTTCTGTGTGAGGGGGATTAAAGACACACAGTGTGGTTTTAAGCTCTTCACTCGTGAGGCTGCTCTGAAAACCTTCTCCAGTCTGCATGTGGAGCGCTG GGCGTTTGATGTGGAGCTTCTCTTCATTGCTCAGTGTTTTGATATCCCTATTGAGGAGGTGGCTGTTAACTGGACAGAGATTGAAG GGTCAAAGTTGGTGCCGTTCTGGAGTTGGCTACAGATGGGTCGTGATCTAATCTTTATCAGACTGCGTTACCTCACTGGTGCCTGGAGACTGGAGTCTGAGAAGAAAACTCAATAG